One window of the Candidatus Kaelpia imicola genome contains the following:
- the lipA gene encoding lipoyl synthase has translation MLKRHPVWLNKKISFNKMTQMQALLNKFKLNTVCQSAACPNIGECFAEGEAAFIILGKYCSRNCSFCNIDNLEPESVDHDEPRRIAEAVRELNLKHVVITSVTRDDLSDGGAGVFASTVRNIKENTQDLIIEVLIPDFQLNRESLNIVIDSKPDIIAHNLETVGRLYSEVRPQADYERSLEVLDIIKRTDRDIFTKSGLMLGLGEREEEILEVFDDLRAVACDFLSIGQYLAPTLKHYPISDYVEPKKFREYKEQAIKRGFSYVMSAPYVRSSYRAGEYLRNRVKF, from the coding sequence ATGCTAAAGAGACATCCAGTTTGGTTAAATAAGAAGATCAGTTTCAATAAGATGACCCAGATGCAGGCTCTGCTTAATAAGTTCAAGTTAAATACTGTATGTCAGTCTGCAGCCTGTCCCAATATAGGAGAGTGCTTTGCAGAAGGTGAGGCAGCATTTATAATTTTGGGCAAGTATTGCAGCAGGAACTGCAGCTTCTGTAATATAGACAACTTAGAGCCTGAGAGTGTTGACCATGATGAACCGCGCAGGATAGCAGAGGCGGTCAGAGAGCTTAACCTTAAACATGTTGTTATAACTTCAGTTACAAGAGATGACTTGTCTGATGGCGGAGCAGGGGTATTTGCCAGTACAGTGAGAAATATAAAAGAGAATACACAGGATCTAATAATTGAAGTATTGATACCGGACTTTCAGCTTAATAGAGAGTCTTTAAATATTGTTATAGATTCAAAGCCTGATATTATAGCCCATAATCTTGAGACTGTCGGCAGGTTATATTCAGAGGTGAGGCCTCAGGCAGATTACGAGAGGTCTTTAGAGGTGCTTGATATAATAAAGAGGACAGATAGAGATATATTTACAAAGTCCGGGCTAATGCTGGGATTAGGGGAGAGAGAGGAGGAGATCTTAGAAGTCTTTGATGACCTGAGAGCTGTAGCCTGTGATTTCCTGAGCATCGGTCAGTATCTGGCTCCAACGCTTAAACACTATCCAATATCTGATTATGTCGAACCTAAGAAGTTCAGAGAGTATAAAGAGCAGGCTATCAAGAGAGGGTTCTCCTATGTTATGAGCGCCCCTTATGTACGGAGTTCCTACCGGGCTGGAGAGTATTTAAGAAACAGGGTTAAATTTTAG
- a CDS encoding cation:proton antiporter, with translation MLEQLEDILSKISVAHLNVLLLLGLALFGGTVGGRVFERLKIPKVVGYIIIGVLIGRTGFKLVNLEVIHSLQPFSYFALGLIGFMVGGELKREIFQKYGKQLIYILLCEGIAPFVLVTLFMGFTCTVIFGNAQSAWALAILVGAIASATDPATTTNVLKEYRARGPLSSTVLGIVALDDGLALMLFVLASSVAGRLIGQGSSSLLNTFIYPLYEIGGAIVLGLTSGFILNKIIRHYSEAARILAFAIGMVLLVSGIALAARIDMLLATMTLGIIVVNSTPRKSKEVFKLVEGFTPPIYVLFFVLVGARLDLRNLTLPIIVLVIIYLFGTMGGKILGARFGAKISHATDSVRRYLPLALFPQAGVAIGLSILASNYFPGEIGNTLIIIITTTTFITQIIGPPLTKLALKRAGEVGLNITEEDIMLQSHADDIMDKNPPLIYENMSLVDILDVFSKSNNLYYPVVDGERKLKGIITIDNIKRSMASVDLGPLVLAYDLMDTEVILTHPEMEMIEIKETIDMYNLDFLPVVDEKRYLLGFIERSGFERFISTRMIELQKQTESLG, from the coding sequence ATGTTAGAACAGTTAGAAGATATACTTTCAAAGATATCAGTTGCTCATCTTAATGTGCTTCTGCTCTTGGGTCTGGCACTATTTGGCGGTACAGTTGGCGGAAGAGTGTTTGAGCGTCTCAAGATTCCCAAAGTCGTAGGCTATATTATAATCGGCGTTCTTATAGGCAGGACCGGATTTAAGCTTGTTAATCTGGAGGTAATTCACTCTCTTCAGCCATTCAGTTATTTTGCACTTGGATTGATAGGCTTTATGGTTGGAGGAGAACTAAAACGTGAGATCTTTCAGAAGTATGGAAAGCAGCTAATCTATATTCTTCTCTGTGAGGGTATAGCTCCTTTTGTACTTGTTACTCTCTTTATGGGTTTCACCTGTACGGTTATATTCGGTAATGCTCAGTCTGCTTGGGCATTGGCTATATTGGTCGGGGCTATTGCATCAGCAACTGACCCTGCTACGACTACGAATGTTTTAAAAGAGTATCGAGCCAGAGGACCGTTAAGTTCAACAGTACTTGGAATAGTTGCTTTAGATGACGGTCTTGCGCTTATGCTCTTTGTCTTAGCCTCTTCTGTTGCAGGAAGACTGATAGGCCAGGGCAGTTCCTCCCTTCTAAATACTTTTATCTATCCCTTATATGAGATTGGAGGTGCTATAGTACTCGGCCTGACATCAGGATTTATACTCAATAAGATTATTCGTCACTACTCTGAAGCTGCAAGAATATTGGCATTTGCAATAGGCATGGTTCTTTTAGTTAGCGGTATAGCCCTTGCTGCCCGTATCGATATGCTTCTTGCGACGATGACGCTTGGAATCATAGTGGTTAACTCTACACCCCGTAAGAGCAAAGAGGTTTTTAAGCTTGTAGAAGGGTTTACTCCTCCTATATACGTGCTCTTCTTCGTGCTGGTTGGAGCAAGACTGGATCTAAGGAATCTAACTCTGCCTATAATAGTGCTTGTAATCATATATCTATTTGGAACTATGGGAGGTAAAATCTTAGGTGCCAGGTTCGGAGCAAAGATATCGCATGCAACAGATAGTGTCAGAAGATATCTGCCTTTAGCACTATTTCCTCAGGCAGGGGTTGCAATAGGTCTATCTATTCTTGCATCAAACTATTTTCCCGGCGAGATCGGTAATACACTTATTATAATAATAACAACGACAACTTTTATAACTCAAATAATAGGTCCTCCTCTTACAAAGTTAGCCTTAAAGAGAGCAGGCGAGGTAGGTTTAAATATAACAGAAGAGGATATCATGCTCCAGAGCCATGCCGATGATATCATGGATAAAAACCCTCCTCTTATATATGAGAATATGAGTCTGGTGGATATTCTGGATGTATTTAGTAAGAGCAACAATCTTTACTATCCGGTAGTAGATGGAGAGAGAAAACTGAAGGGTATAATTACAATAGATAATATTAAAAGAAGCATGGCAAGTGTTGATTTAGGTCCACTTGTCTTAGCTTATGATCTCATGGATACAGAAGTTATTCTTACCCATCCTGAGATGGAGATGATAGAGATAAAAGAGACTATCGATATGTATAATCTGGACTTCCTTCCGGTTGTAGATGAAAAGAGATATTTGCTTGGTTTTATTGAGAGAAGTGGATTTGAGAGGTTCATATCTACTCGTATGATTGAGCTTCAAAAGCAGACTGAGTCTTTGGGTTGA
- a CDS encoding ATP-binding protein, whose translation MIERKRYIDSIKKVLKRSRAAALLGPRQCGKTTLAQNLIDVRSPNYFDLEDQSSLIALVNPKGVLEPLKGLVVIDEVQQRPELFSVLRVLLDRKPLPANFLILGSASPDFLRQSSESLAGRLELIEMGGFNLAEIGEKKVLRLWLRGGFPLSFLAKSDADSFAWRKSFIKTFLERDLREQGIELPSVTLYRFWAMLANSHGQIWNAAPIASSLGISEPTVRKYLDILTGVFMVRQLQPWHVNIKKRQVKSPKLYFRDTGILNSFLELKTEAEVLRHQICGASWEGFVIEQLIYILEIDHPYFWATHQGAEIDLVFNKGGAMYGIEIKRADAPTITLSMKNALKDLKLRRIAVIYPGKKRYSIHKQIEVVPFDEILGGMKGLLG comes from the coding sequence ATGATAGAGCGAAAAAGATATATTGATTCCATTAAAAAGGTACTTAAGAGAAGTCGGGCGGCTGCTCTTTTAGGTCCTCGTCAATGCGGTAAAACTACACTAGCACAGAATCTCATTGACGTCCGTTCCCCTAATTATTTTGATCTTGAAGATCAAAGCAGTCTTATTGCTTTGGTTAACCCCAAAGGTGTACTTGAGCCGCTGAAAGGTCTGGTTGTTATTGATGAAGTTCAGCAGCGGCCTGAACTTTTCTCCGTTTTACGTGTTCTCTTAGATCGAAAACCTTTGCCTGCAAATTTCCTTATTCTCGGAAGCGCATCTCCTGATTTTTTACGGCAATCATCAGAGTCTCTTGCAGGACGTTTGGAATTGATTGAAATGGGCGGGTTTAATCTTGCTGAGATTGGTGAAAAAAAAGTCTTACGGTTATGGTTAAGAGGGGGGTTTCCGTTATCGTTTTTAGCTAAAAGTGACGCAGATAGTTTTGCTTGGCGAAAAAGTTTTATTAAAACATTTTTAGAACGTGATTTGCGTGAACAGGGAATTGAACTGCCGTCTGTGACATTATATCGTTTTTGGGCTATGCTTGCCAACAGTCATGGGCAGATATGGAATGCAGCTCCAATTGCTTCTTCATTAGGTATTTCAGAGCCGACAGTCAGAAAATATTTGGATATTCTTACAGGTGTGTTTATGGTGCGTCAACTTCAGCCATGGCATGTAAATATTAAAAAGCGTCAAGTTAAATCACCAAAATTATATTTTCGTGATACGGGAATATTGAATTCTTTTTTGGAATTAAAAACGGAAGCAGAAGTTTTGCGTCACCAAATATGCGGAGCATCTTGGGAAGGTTTTGTAATCGAACAATTGATTTATATTCTTGAGATTGACCATCCGTATTTCTGGGCAACACATCAAGGAGCAGAGATTGATCTGGTATTTAACAAAGGCGGGGCTATGTATGGCATTGAGATTAAACGAGCGGATGCTCCGACGATAACTCTATCTATGAAGAATGCACTAAAGGATTTAAAACTCAGACGCATTGCTGTTATCTATCCTGGTAAAAAACGATATTCGATTCATAAACAGATTGAGGTCGTGCCATTTGATGAAATTTTAGGCGGAATGAAGGGGTTATTGGGATAA
- the otsB gene encoding trehalose-phosphatase — protein sequence MSEPNFDAVIFDLDGVITDTAVLHVESWKDIFDDYLKKLEARGGEKFREFTHKGDYLPYVDGKPRYEGVKSFLASRGIELPFGDSGDEAERETICGLGNKKNEQFVKHLKAEGAEVFQSTIEFIKELQRRGIKTGVASSSKNCKTILESVGIENVFQTRVDGVVSVELDLKGKPEADIFLKAASDIGAEPSRSVVVEDATSGVMAGRNGGFGLVLGIAREGRIEDLLDNGADIVVSDMADISVDWVDNWFKKRPRELFNNWDKSDSAIDIDGELIDSSSNVKINPLYLSSGLDLFKDRRPVIFLDYDGTLTPIVDRPELALLSSDMREVIKELIGKYTVAIVSGRGREDVENLVDIKGIFYAGNHGFDIKGPSLSMVQPDAERVIPAVKEAVDYLKNRLSSIDGLLVEEKKFSVAVHYRLVAEDRYLRVIEDEVKKVVDREDSLRLMHGKKVFEILPNIYWNKGCVIRWIVDILSLSFKDNSIVYIGDDTTDEDAFRVIRSRGCGILVAEELRSSAADFWVRNPDSVKKLFKRLIELKD from the coding sequence ATGAGTGAGCCTAATTTTGATGCTGTAATATTTGATCTTGACGGGGTTATTACCGATACTGCCGTCCTGCATGTTGAATCCTGGAAGGATATTTTTGACGACTATCTTAAGAAACTGGAAGCCCGAGGGGGTGAAAAGTTCCGCGAGTTTACCCATAAAGGCGACTACCTTCCCTATGTAGACGGTAAGCCGCGCTATGAAGGGGTTAAGAGTTTTCTTGCTTCACGCGGTATTGAGCTTCCATTTGGGGACTCAGGTGATGAAGCAGAGAGAGAGACTATATGCGGGTTGGGTAATAAGAAGAACGAACAGTTCGTCAAGCATCTTAAAGCTGAGGGTGCAGAGGTCTTTCAGTCAACGATTGAGTTTATTAAGGAGCTGCAGAGAAGAGGTATCAAGACAGGAGTTGCTTCATCATCTAAAAACTGTAAGACTATTCTTGAGTCTGTTGGTATCGAAAATGTGTTCCAAACCCGCGTTGACGGAGTAGTATCTGTAGAGTTAGATTTAAAAGGTAAACCCGAAGCCGATATATTCCTGAAAGCAGCCTCTGATATAGGTGCAGAGCCGTCGCGTTCAGTTGTTGTTGAAGATGCAACGAGCGGTGTTATGGCGGGACGTAACGGCGGATTTGGTCTGGTCCTTGGTATTGCGCGTGAGGGCCGTATTGAAGACTTGCTTGATAACGGTGCTGATATTGTTGTTTCCGACATGGCTGATATATCTGTTGACTGGGTCGATAATTGGTTTAAGAAGAGACCCAGAGAACTCTTCAATAATTGGGATAAGAGCGATAGTGCTATAGATATTGATGGAGAGCTTATAGATAGTAGTTCTAATGTAAAGATAAACCCTCTCTATCTCTCTTCTGGTTTAGATCTATTCAAGGATAGGAGGCCTGTCATATTTCTTGATTATGACGGTACTCTTACTCCGATAGTGGATAGACCTGAGCTTGCTCTGCTCTCAAGTGATATGCGGGAGGTAATCAAAGAGCTGATTGGGAAGTATACCGTAGCTATTGTAAGCGGGAGAGGGAGAGAGGATGTTGAGAACCTTGTAGATATTAAAGGTATATTCTATGCCGGTAACCATGGTTTTGATATCAAAGGCCCTTCCCTCTCCATGGTTCAGCCTGACGCAGAACGCGTAATTCCCGCAGTTAAAGAAGCAGTAGATTATTTAAAAAATAGGCTCTCATCTATTGATGGTCTATTGGTAGAGGAGAAGAAGTTTTCGGTTGCTGTCCATTATAGGCTTGTAGCTGAGGATAGATATCTGAGAGTTATTGAAGATGAGGTTAAGAAGGTAGTAGATAGAGAGGACTCTTTACGTCTTATGCATGGTAAGAAGGTCTTTGAGATCTTGCCCAATATTTACTGGAACAAGGGCTGCGTGATAAGATGGATAGTCGATATACTCAGTCTCTCTTTTAAAGACAATTCAATTGTATATATAGGTGATGATACAACAGATGAAGATGCTTTTAGGGTTATCCGTTCTAGAGGCTGCGGTATTCTGGTAGCGGAAGAGCTGCGTTCTTCAGCTGCTGATTTTTGGGTCAGGAATCCTGATAGTGTTAAAAAGCTATTTAAGAGACTGATTGAATTGAAAGATTAA
- a CDS encoding glycosyl hydrolase family 65 protein — protein MVDSSWKVVYNGFDPEEESLRESICTLANGYIGVRGAAYESGASRIHYPGSYLGGGYNKLPTNIAGRTVYNEDLVNIPNCLPITFKIAGSDWFSPSRAKIRFYRQELDIRRGVLKRDIRFQNRLGHKTHIESLRVVSMANPHLISYKYIITPENYSGWITVRTMLDGAVINAGVERYRQLNSKHLIPVSLGKFSSNGVYLVMKTSQSKITIAQASKVRVFTSSAEKRVNIKHISRGKERIDQVFRLYLKQGRCYEIEKVVAVYTSKDQGIEEPLDSAIHLVRRVSKFESVLKPHESLWDDLWRKFDIQIDSDIFSQKVLRLHIFHLLQSASAHITKIDAGLPARGLHGEAYRGHIFWDGIFAMALYDLHLPEISESLLLYRYRRLDWARKYARREKAKGAMFPWQSGSTGEEETQIVHLNPLSGEWGPDYSRNQRHVSLAIAYNVWRHYMKTKDAGFLADYGAELILSIARFFASISKFDQEDGRYHIEGVMGPDEFHEKYSDSEEAGLKDNAYTNLMTVWLLIRAKETLSILSSQDRRRISRKIGFKKEELALWEDITQKMNVIINEDGIIAQFDGYFGLKELDWDKYRESYESIERLDRILKAEGKSPDDYKVTKQADLLMFFYLLNLAEVKEIFNNLGYEFSKDTLNKNYKYYVKRTSHGSTLSKVVHCYIAHLLNKPKETWRWFNEVLESDIFDIQSGTTSEGIHIGVMGGSIDIVLRGFIGLSVLKDRIKLNPRIPRRWQRIKFRINYRGSWITFSVTNRQVIVFVQGPKNKIFPTAIEIGSKTYSVIYGKRSRFTIKN, from the coding sequence ATGGTAGATTCCAGCTGGAAAGTAGTCTATAACGGATTTGATCCTGAAGAAGAGTCTCTTCGGGAATCGATCTGCACTCTTGCAAACGGCTATATCGGGGTAAGAGGAGCTGCTTATGAGTCCGGTGCTTCGCGTATCCATTATCCCGGGTCTTATCTCGGGGGAGGTTATAATAAGCTCCCTACCAATATTGCGGGAAGGACTGTATACAATGAAGACCTTGTCAATATTCCAAACTGCCTGCCTATAACGTTTAAGATTGCAGGTAGTGACTGGTTCTCTCCTTCAAGAGCCAAGATAAGATTTTATCGTCAGGAGCTTGATATCAGGCGCGGGGTCTTAAAGAGGGATATAAGGTTCCAGAACCGGCTGGGACATAAGACACATATAGAGAGTCTTAGAGTTGTAAGTATGGCCAATCCCCATCTAATAAGCTATAAATATATTATAACCCCGGAAAATTACAGCGGCTGGATTACTGTCAGGACTATGCTTGACGGTGCGGTTATAAATGCAGGTGTTGAGCGCTATAGACAGCTTAACTCAAAACATCTGATTCCTGTATCTTTAGGAAAGTTCAGCTCTAATGGTGTCTATCTTGTAATGAAGACCTCTCAATCTAAGATTACAATTGCTCAAGCCTCAAAAGTCCGTGTCTTTACTTCTAGTGCTGAGAAGAGAGTCAATATAAAACATATCAGCAGAGGTAAGGAGAGGATAGATCAGGTATTCAGGTTATATCTAAAGCAGGGCAGGTGTTATGAGATAGAGAAGGTAGTAGCGGTCTATACATCTAAAGATCAGGGAATAGAGGAGCCTCTGGATTCTGCAATTCACTTGGTTAGGAGAGTATCAAAGTTTGAGAGCGTTCTAAAACCCCACGAGAGTCTCTGGGATGATCTGTGGAGGAAGTTTGATATTCAGATTGATAGCGATATCTTCTCTCAGAAAGTATTAAGGCTCCACATCTTCCACCTTCTTCAGTCGGCCTCAGCTCATATCACAAAGATAGATGCCGGCCTTCCTGCTAGAGGTTTACATGGCGAGGCATATAGGGGTCATATCTTCTGGGACGGGATATTTGCGATGGCGCTGTATGACCTTCATCTGCCTGAGATATCTGAGTCTCTCCTGCTCTATCGCTACAGGAGATTGGATTGGGCTAGAAAGTATGCCAGAAGAGAGAAGGCCAAAGGAGCAATGTTTCCCTGGCAGAGCGGCTCAACGGGAGAAGAGGAGACCCAGATTGTCCACCTCAATCCCTTATCGGGTGAGTGGGGCCCGGACTACAGCCGTAACCAGCGCCATGTCTCACTTGCAATTGCCTATAACGTTTGGCGTCATTATATGAAGACAAAGGATGCCGGCTTTCTTGCAGATTACGGAGCTGAGCTGATACTCTCTATTGCCAGGTTCTTTGCCTCGATATCTAAGTTTGATCAGGAAGACGGCAGGTACCATATTGAGGGTGTTATGGGCCCGGATGAATTCCATGAGAAGTATTCAGATTCAGAAGAAGCGGGTTTAAAAGATAATGCCTATACGAATCTTATGACTGTCTGGCTGCTTATAAGAGCAAAGGAGACATTAAGTATCCTCTCATCTCAAGATAGACGCCGAATATCACGCAAGATAGGTTTTAAGAAAGAAGAGCTTGCGCTTTGGGAAGATATTACCCAGAAGATGAATGTTATCATAAATGAAGATGGTATTATTGCGCAGTTCGATGGCTACTTCGGGCTTAAGGAGCTTGATTGGGATAAGTATCGTGAAAGCTATGAGAGCATAGAGCGTCTGGACAGGATTCTTAAAGCCGAAGGTAAGTCTCCTGATGATTATAAAGTAACTAAACAGGCTGATCTTCTGATGTTTTTCTATCTATTGAATTTGGCAGAGGTAAAAGAGATATTTAATAATCTGGGTTATGAATTCAGTAAAGATACTCTGAATAAAAACTATAAATATTATGTTAAGCGTACTTCTCATGGTTCTACCTTAAGCAAAGTAGTACACTGTTATATTGCTCACCTTTTGAATAAACCTAAAGAGACCTGGAGATGGTTCAATGAGGTGCTGGAGTCCGATATCTTTGATATTCAGAGCGGTACAACCTCTGAGGGAATACATATCGGTGTTATGGGCGGCTCTATAGATATTGTATTGCGCGGTTTTATAGGTTTAAGTGTTTTGAAGGATAGAATTAAACTCAACCCCCGTATTCCAAGGCGATGGCAGAGGATAAAATTTAGGATTAACTACAGAGGCAGCTGGATAACTTTCTCTGTAACAAATAGGCAGGTTATTGTCTTTGTTCAGGGGCCTAAGAATAAGATCTTTCCTACAGCTATTGAGATTGGTTCTAAGACTTACAGTGTTATCTATGGAAAACGCTCTAGATTTACTATTAAGAATTAA
- the cysK gene encoding cysteine synthase A, with the protein MAVFNNISETVGGTPLLRLSNISNGLDLEIVAKLEYRNPTLSIKDRAALSMIDRAREEGLIDRDTTIVEASSGNTGIALASIAAWCGYKLILVMPENMSDERKYLLELLGAELVLTLSEEGIRGAIRKAEDISSEIENSFFINQFKNAANPEAHYKNTAEEILKDLDSKLDILVAGVGTGGTITGIGECLKERVKDIKIIAVEPESSAVLSGTSPGAHSIEGIGAGFIPDILKRELIDEIIKVSDGDAFLMVAELAKREGVLAGPSSGAALAAALEVAKRESSKGKRIVVIFPDSIERYISEFKRE; encoded by the coding sequence ATGGCTGTATTCAACAATATTTCAGAGACTGTTGGAGGAACACCGCTTTTGAGATTGTCTAATATCTCAAACGGTTTAGATCTGGAGATAGTTGCCAAACTTGAATACCGTAATCCTACTCTGAGCATTAAAGATAGAGCTGCTCTCTCTATGATAGATAGAGCCCGGGAAGAAGGACTTATAGATAGAGATACGACTATTGTTGAGGCTAGCAGCGGAAATACCGGTATCGCCCTGGCTTCTATAGCTGCCTGGTGTGGTTATAAGCTGATTCTTGTTATGCCTGAAAATATGTCGGATGAGCGCAAATATCTTTTAGAGCTTTTGGGGGCGGAATTAGTGCTTACGCTATCCGAGGAAGGTATCCGGGGCGCGATTAGAAAGGCGGAGGATATCTCTTCTGAGATTGAGAACTCTTTTTTCATAAACCAGTTTAAAAATGCTGCCAATCCGGAAGCCCATTACAAAAATACTGCAGAGGAGATATTAAAAGATTTGGATTCTAAGCTGGATATTCTGGTTGCCGGTGTTGGGACAGGCGGTACCATTACAGGGATTGGTGAGTGCTTGAAAGAGAGAGTCAAAGATATTAAGATTATAGCTGTTGAGCCGGAGAGTTCTGCTGTATTATCAGGTACTAGCCCTGGAGCTCACAGCATAGAAGGAATAGGAGCAGGTTTTATTCCTGATATTTTAAAAAGAGAGTTGATAGATGAGATAATTAAAGTCAGTGATGGAGATGCATTTTTGATGGTTGCCGAACTTGCAAAGCGTGAAGGAGTATTAGCCGGGCCCTCTTCCGGAGCGGCCTTAGCAGCTGCTCTTGAAGTTGCGAAGAGAGAGAGCAGTAAGGGTAAAAGAATAGTTGTTATTTTTCCTGATAGTATTGAGAGATATATTTCAGAATTTAAGAGAGAGTAA
- a CDS encoding homocysteine biosynthesis protein, with product MVKTITDINKRIKKGKAVVVTADEMISIVKERGLRKAAADIDVVTTGTFAPMCSSSIYLNLPQPAPKIKLGGGKVYLNGVEAYAALAAADISLGANALPSDDPRNKVYPGEFKYGGGHLIEDLVRREEIKLEASAYGTDCYPRRELAIKIRLKDLNEAVLFNPRNCYQNYNVAVNLSKDIIYTYMGVLKPSLGNANYCSAGELSPLLNDPYYKTIGIGTRIFLGGGEGYISFWGTQHNPTVKRSKKGIPVSPAATIAVIGDLKKMSPKWIKGISMLGYGASLAVGIGIPIPVLNTDIARYTSISDKDIWTKVIDYSKAYPKGISGFLERVNYAQLRSGKIKINNKDVPTASLSSYSKAKEIALTLKDRIEKKRFLLTERVQAFPDENSGYSYKSLKIKRF from the coding sequence ATGGTTAAGACGATAACGGATATCAATAAGAGGATAAAGAAGGGCAAGGCTGTTGTTGTAACGGCTGATGAGATGATATCTATTGTTAAGGAGAGAGGCCTTAGAAAGGCTGCAGCTGATATAGATGTTGTGACAACAGGAACATTTGCTCCGATGTGTTCATCCAGCATCTATCTTAATCTGCCTCAGCCGGCGCCGAAGATAAAACTTGGCGGGGGAAAGGTCTATCTAAACGGAGTAGAGGCTTATGCGGCTTTAGCGGCGGCCGATATATCTCTTGGAGCCAATGCGTTACCCAGCGATGATCCCAGGAATAAAGTCTATCCTGGTGAGTTTAAATACGGCGGCGGCCATCTTATTGAAGATCTAGTGAGGAGAGAGGAGATAAAACTAGAGGCATCTGCCTATGGGACTGACTGTTATCCAAGGAGAGAGCTGGCAATAAAGATAAGATTGAAGGATCTAAACGAAGCTGTACTCTTTAACCCCCGCAACTGTTATCAGAACTATAACGTTGCTGTAAATCTCTCCAAAGATATTATCTATACATATATGGGTGTTCTAAAGCCTTCTCTGGGCAATGCAAATTACTGCAGTGCCGGAGAGCTCTCACCTCTGTTGAACGACCCTTACTATAAGACCATAGGGATAGGTACCAGAATATTCTTAGGCGGCGGAGAGGGTTATATATCTTTCTGGGGTACTCAGCATAACCCGACAGTTAAGAGAAGTAAAAAAGGAATACCGGTATCTCCTGCTGCTACTATTGCCGTTATAGGGGACCTGAAGAAGATGAGTCCAAAATGGATTAAAGGTATTAGTATGCTCGGTTACGGCGCATCTCTTGCGGTAGGCATTGGTATACCGATACCTGTTTTAAATACAGATATCGCGCGTTATACATCAATCTCAGATAAAGATATCTGGACTAAGGTTATAGATTACAGTAAGGCCTATCCTAAAGGAATCAGCGGTTTCCTTGAGAGAGTAAACTATGCTCAGCTAAGGTCCGGTAAGATAAAGATAAACAATAAAGATGTTCCTACAGCTTCGCTCTCAAGTTATAGTAAGGCTAAAGAGATTGCCCTGACTTTAAAAGATAGAATAGAGAAGAAGAGATTTTTGCTCACAGAGAGAGTTCAGGCTTTTCCGGATGAGAACTCCGGTTATAGTTATAAGAGTCTTAAGATTAAGAGGTTCTGA
- the mnmA gene encoding tRNA 2-thiouridine(34) synthase MnmA — translation MKTPSVLVAMSGGLDSSLAAFLLKRDGYRVEGVTMLLNSDPSLDSKPGGSESLKDAKQVADYLGIEHRVLELSKEFKEKIVAYFISEYLSAKTPNPCIYCNSIFKFGYLFDWAMGEGFDYLATGHFAAIKEAKGRLFLRKAKDRSRDQSYFLYAVDRESLSKILFPLSDYSKEELLSIAERESIPLCRKRSSQDICFIPDNNYRNFIKGYLSQEEGDIADLDGNILGRHKGLALYTVGQREGLGISKGTPLYVYSIDPANNRITVGEREDLEAEGLIARSLNMFDSDLEAEVFAKIRYNHRPVRCTICKIESGRVKVLFSQRQFAVTPGQAVVFYRDDYLLGGGVIEEAVR, via the coding sequence ATGAAAACTCCTTCTGTGTTAGTTGCAATGAGCGGCGGTCTTGATTCATCTTTAGCAGCATTCCTACTAAAGAGAGACGGCTATAGAGTAGAAGGGGTAACCATGCTTTTAAATAGTGACCCCTCTCTTGATTCTAAGCCCGGAGGCAGTGAGTCGCTTAAAGATGCTAAACAGGTTGCAGACTATCTGGGCATAGAGCATAGAGTATTAGAGCTGTCAAAAGAGTTTAAAGAGAAGATTGTAGCTTACTTTATATCTGAATATCTTAGTGCCAAAACCCCCAATCCCTGCATCTACTGCAATAGTATATTTAAGTTCGGTTATCTGTTCGATTGGGCAATGGGAGAGGGTTTTGATTATCTTGCTACGGGCCACTTTGCAGCTATTAAAGAAGCAAAAGGCAGACTCTTCTTAAGAAAAGCGAAGGATAGATCCAGGGACCAGAGTTATTTTCTCTATGCCGTAGATAGAGAGTCTCTCTCTAAGATATTATTTCCTCTCTCTGATTATAGCAAGGAAGAGCTTTTGAGTATTGCAGAGAGAGAGAGTATCCCTCTCTGTAGGAAGAGGTCCAGTCAGGATATCTGCTTTATTCCGGATAATAATTATCGTAACTTCATAAAAGGTTATCTAAGTCAGGAAGAGGGTGATATTGCGGATTTAGATGGTAATATTTTAGGCAGACATAAAGGGTTAGCCCTTTATACGGTGGGCCAGCGTGAAGGTTTAGGTATTAGTAAAGGTACCCCGCTCTATGTCTATAGCATTGATCCGGCCAATAATAGGATTACTGTTGGAGAGAGAGAAGATTTAGAAGCAGAAGGTCTCATTGCCCGCTCTTTAAATATGTTTGATTCTGATTTAGAGGCTGAAGTTTTTGCTAAGATTCGCTACAATCATCGGCCTGTAAGGTGTACAATATGCAAAATTGAATCCGGGAGAGTTAAGGTTTTATTCTCCCAAAGGCAGTTTGCGGTCACTCCCGGACAGGCTGTTGTCTTTTATAGAGATGACTATCTCTTAGGCGGAGGAGTTATAGAGGAGGCTGTAAGGTGA